The following are encoded together in the Bradyrhizobium algeriense genome:
- a CDS encoding class I SAM-dependent RNA methyltransferase — MADSERLVIDHVGHHGDGVAIAGGGNIYVPYTLGGETIEVGAVPGHHPDRRRLLNVEAASVERIAPFCPHFGVCGGCAIQHWDAEPYRAWKRELVVTTLAQAGIDCDVAPLVDAHGAGRRRITLHGRMGTHDVLKVGYAAAGSHDIIPIDRCPILDPHLNGAIEAAWAIAEPLISMGKPLDIQITATNSGLDVDVRGSGPVSSAMIARLSRIAEQHRLARLTRHGELVLMRTPPVMSIGAAQVALPPGSFLQATVAGEETLAALASEHCKRAKHVADLFCGVGPFALRLAAKSRIAAFDSDAGAVAALQKAATSTSGLKPVKAEARDLFRRPLMPQELRDYDAVVFDPPRQGAQAQATQLAASKIPTVVAVSCNATTFARDAKILIDGGYKIDGVTPVDQFRHTPHVELVARFSR; from the coding sequence GTGCGGTTCCCGGCCACCATCCCGACCGCCGGCGATTGCTCAATGTCGAGGCCGCAAGCGTGGAGCGGATCGCGCCGTTCTGTCCGCATTTCGGCGTCTGCGGCGGCTGCGCGATCCAGCATTGGGACGCCGAGCCCTATCGCGCCTGGAAGCGCGAACTCGTGGTGACGACGCTGGCGCAGGCGGGAATCGATTGCGACGTGGCACCTTTGGTCGATGCCCATGGCGCGGGCCGCCGGCGCATCACTTTGCACGGGCGGATGGGAACCCACGACGTGCTCAAGGTCGGCTATGCGGCGGCGGGTTCGCACGACATCATCCCGATCGACCGCTGCCCGATCCTCGACCCGCATCTGAACGGCGCGATCGAGGCGGCCTGGGCCATCGCCGAGCCGCTGATCTCGATGGGCAAGCCGCTCGACATCCAGATCACCGCGACCAATAGCGGGTTGGATGTCGATGTGCGCGGCTCCGGCCCGGTATCGTCAGCCATGATCGCGCGGCTGTCGCGCATCGCGGAACAGCATCGGCTGGCGCGGCTGACGCGCCACGGCGAACTGGTGCTGATGCGAACGCCGCCCGTGATGTCGATCGGCGCCGCGCAGGTGGCGCTGCCGCCCGGTTCGTTCCTGCAGGCTACGGTGGCGGGCGAGGAAACGCTGGCGGCGCTCGCCTCCGAGCATTGCAAGCGCGCCAAACATGTTGCCGACCTGTTCTGCGGCGTCGGCCCCTTCGCGCTGCGGCTCGCGGCGAAGTCGCGCATCGCCGCCTTCGACAGCGACGCCGGCGCGGTCGCGGCCTTGCAGAAGGCCGCGACGTCCACCTCGGGGCTGAAGCCGGTCAAGGCCGAGGCGCGTGATCTATTCCGCCGCCCGCTGATGCCGCAGGAATTGCGCGACTATGATGCGGTCGTGTTCGACCCGCCGCGGCAGGGCGCGCAGGCGCAGGCGACACAGCTCGCGGCCAGCAAGATTCCGACGGTGGTCGCGGTGTCCTGCAACGCAACGACGTTCGCACGCGACGCGAAGATTTTGATCGACGGCGGCTACAAGATCGACGGCGTCACCCCGGTCGACCAGTTCCGCCATACGCCGCATGTGGAATTGGTGGCAAGGTTCAGCAGATAA
- a CDS encoding DUF1194 domain-containing protein gives MRWYVSIGVVLVAGVLAGGDVAGFAAPYQTNRPGQQPNAASRQLADKEANPTVDVELVLAVDVSYSMDMDELALQREGYAQAIVSKEFLQALKSGPNGRISVTYFEWAASTDQKIIIPWRLIDGPETADAVANEIIKTPIRRASRTSISGAIHFAMPLFDENPHRGLRRVIDISGDGPNNNGAPVTIARDAALEKGIVINGLPIMVKEPSYSTMDIDNLDLYYEDCVIGGPGAFVVTIKDRDKFKEAIRTKLLLEIAGRTPEHPVVPAAGKEPRVNCMIGEKIWQDRWGR, from the coding sequence ATGCGCTGGTATGTCTCGATCGGGGTCGTGCTTGTCGCGGGCGTGCTCGCCGGCGGCGATGTGGCTGGTTTTGCCGCGCCGTATCAGACGAACCGGCCGGGCCAGCAGCCGAACGCCGCCAGCCGTCAACTGGCCGACAAGGAAGCCAATCCGACCGTCGACGTCGAACTCGTGCTTGCCGTCGACGTCTCCTATTCGATGGACATGGACGAACTGGCGCTGCAGCGGGAGGGCTACGCGCAGGCGATCGTCTCCAAGGAGTTCCTGCAGGCGCTGAAGAGCGGCCCGAACGGCAGGATCTCGGTCACCTATTTCGAATGGGCGGCATCCACCGACCAGAAGATCATCATCCCGTGGCGCCTGATCGACGGGCCCGAGACGGCGGACGCCGTCGCCAATGAAATCATCAAGACCCCGATCCGCCGGGCGTCGCGTACCTCGATCTCGGGTGCGATCCACTTCGCCATGCCGCTGTTCGACGAAAATCCGCACCGGGGCCTGCGGCGGGTGATCGATATTTCCGGCGACGGCCCGAACAACAACGGCGCGCCCGTCACCATCGCCCGCGATGCCGCGTTGGAAAAGGGCATCGTCATCAACGGCCTGCCGATCATGGTGAAGGAGCCGTCTTATTCCACGATGGATATCGACAATCTCGATCTCTATTATGAGGACTGCGTCATCGGCGGCCCCGGCGCGTTCGTGGTCACGATCAAGGACCGCGACAAGTTCAAGGAAGCGATCCGCACCAAGCTGCTGCTCGAGATCGCGGGCCGCACCCCTGAACACCCGGTCGTGCCGGCCGCCGGCAAGGAGCCGCGCGTCAACTGCATGATCGGCGAGAAGATCTGGCAGGACAGGTGGGGAAGGTAA
- the clpS gene encoding ATP-dependent Clp protease adapter ClpS, with protein sequence MPDTTATPKTKVKTKTERPRLHKVILVNDDYTPREFVVTVLKAEFRMTEDQAHKVMITAHRRGVCVVAVFTKDVAETKATRATDAGRAKGYPLLFTTEPEE encoded by the coding sequence ATGCCCGATACCACCGCCACGCCAAAAACCAAGGTCAAAACCAAGACCGAGCGGCCGCGCCTGCACAAGGTCATCCTTGTCAATGACGATTACACGCCGCGCGAATTCGTCGTCACGGTGCTGAAGGCCGAATTCCGCATGACCGAGGACCAGGCCCACAAGGTGATGATCACCGCGCACCGCCGCGGCGTCTGCGTGGTAGCCGTGTTCACCAAGGACGTCGCCGAAACCAAGGCGACCCGCGCCACCGATGCCGGCCGCGCCAAAGGCTACCCGCTGCTGTTCACGACCGAGCCGGAGGAATGA
- a CDS encoding adenylate/guanylate cyclase domain-containing protein — protein MDASRLRELTDWLIDGGRSATSPTRFMAECCERMVAAGLPLWRVGVFVRTLHPEIYGRNFIWKPGAEVEIGTVDYNILESPVFHNSPLIIVFRQGLEVRARVDDPASKRFPIIEDLRAEGVTDYVALPLPFIGGTVNASSWTTKQPGGFTEEQLAALRSLAKPLARVVEILSLNRMAASLLDTYVGNGAGERIMGGQIRRGHTETMNAAIWLSDLRGFTALSDRLPAETVVDILNQYFDCQVAAIKKHGGDVLKYMGDGLLAVFPIDEYVGDEKQVCSNVLEAAHESRTSVADMQYPIGDAVERFRFGVALHVGRILYGNIGGGNRLDFTCIGPAVNLAARLEKIASQTRRTIVASEGFAGICRGGWSDLGEFPVAGFAKAARVYGLADETSAA, from the coding sequence ATGGACGCATCACGACTGCGAGAACTGACCGACTGGCTGATCGACGGCGGAAGGTCGGCGACCAGCCCGACCCGGTTTATGGCCGAGTGCTGCGAGCGGATGGTCGCGGCGGGGCTGCCATTGTGGCGTGTCGGCGTCTTCGTTCGAACGCTGCATCCCGAAATCTATGGACGAAATTTCATCTGGAAGCCGGGTGCCGAGGTCGAGATCGGCACGGTTGACTACAACATCCTGGAGTCTCCGGTTTTTCACAACAGCCCGCTGATCATCGTGTTCCGGCAGGGGCTTGAGGTTCGCGCCCGGGTCGACGATCCCGCCAGCAAGCGCTTTCCGATCATCGAGGACCTGCGCGCCGAAGGCGTCACCGATTATGTCGCGCTGCCGCTGCCCTTCATTGGCGGCACGGTGAACGCGTCGAGCTGGACCACCAAACAGCCGGGCGGTTTCACTGAGGAACAGTTGGCGGCGCTGCGGAGCCTCGCGAAACCGCTGGCACGGGTGGTCGAGATCCTCAGTTTGAACCGCATGGCGGCGAGCCTGCTCGACACCTATGTCGGCAACGGCGCCGGCGAGCGGATCATGGGAGGACAGATCAGGCGCGGCCACACCGAGACGATGAATGCCGCGATCTGGCTCTCGGATCTGCGCGGATTCACGGCGCTGTCGGACCGGCTGCCGGCCGAGACCGTCGTCGACATTCTGAACCAGTATTTCGATTGCCAGGTCGCCGCGATCAAGAAGCATGGCGGCGACGTGCTGAAATATATGGGCGACGGGCTGCTCGCGGTGTTTCCGATCGACGAATATGTCGGCGACGAAAAGCAGGTTTGCTCGAATGTGCTGGAAGCCGCCCATGAGTCGCGCACCAGCGTCGCTGACATGCAGTATCCGATCGGCGACGCCGTTGAACGGTTTCGCTTCGGCGTCGCCCTGCATGTCGGGCGGATTCTCTACGGCAATATCGGCGGCGGCAACCGGCTCGACTTCACCTGCATCGGACCTGCGGTGAATCTGGCGGCGCGGCTGGAAAAGATCGCGAGCCAGACCAGGCGCACCATCGTGGCGTCGGAAGGGTTTGCCGGCATCTGCCGGGGAGGCTGGAGCGATCTCGGCGAGTTTCCGGTCGCCGGCTTCGCCAAGGCCGCGCGGGTTTACGGATTGGCCGACGAGACGTCAGCGGCCTGA
- the aroC gene encoding chorismate synthase has protein sequence MSHNTFGHLFRVTTFGESHGIAIGCVVDGCPPLIPLTNEDIQRDLDRRRPGQSRFTTQRQEPDAVKILSGVMAHPETGVQVTTGTPIALLIENTDQRSKDYSEIKDKFRPGHADFTYEAKYGLRDYRGGGRSSARETATRVAAGAIARKILPDVKVRGALVQMGPHKIDRDKWDWDEIARNPFFCPDKNSAAFFETYLDGIRKSGSSIGAVIEVVAEGVPAGWGAPIYAKLDGELAAAMMSINAVKGVEIGAGFGAAELSGEENADEMRTGNNGTRFLSNNAGGVLGGISTGQPVVVRFAVKPTSSILSPRQTVDRKGADIDIMTKGRHDPCVGIRAVPVGEAMMACVLADHFLRHRGQVGR, from the coding sequence ATGTCCCACAACACCTTCGGCCATCTGTTCCGGGTCACGACCTTCGGCGAAAGCCACGGGATCGCGATCGGCTGCGTGGTCGATGGCTGCCCGCCGCTGATCCCGCTGACCAACGAGGACATCCAGCGCGATCTCGACCGCCGCCGTCCCGGCCAATCGCGCTTCACCACCCAGCGCCAGGAGCCGGACGCGGTCAAAATCCTGTCCGGCGTGATGGCCCATCCGGAGACCGGCGTGCAGGTGACGACGGGAACGCCGATCGCGCTGCTGATCGAGAACACCGATCAGCGCTCCAAGGACTACTCCGAGATCAAGGACAAGTTTCGTCCCGGCCACGCCGACTTCACCTATGAGGCCAAATACGGCCTGCGCGACTATCGCGGCGGCGGACGGTCGTCGGCGCGCGAGACCGCCACGCGCGTCGCCGCCGGCGCCATTGCGCGCAAAATTCTCCCCGACGTGAAGGTGCGCGGCGCGCTGGTGCAGATGGGCCCGCACAAGATCGACCGCGACAAATGGGACTGGGACGAGATCGCGCGCAATCCGTTCTTCTGCCCGGACAAGAACAGTGCGGCGTTCTTCGAGACATATCTCGACGGCATCCGCAAGAGCGGTTCCTCGATCGGCGCCGTCATCGAGGTGGTCGCCGAAGGCGTGCCGGCCGGATGGGGCGCGCCGATCTATGCCAAGCTCGACGGCGAACTGGCGGCGGCGATGATGAGCATCAACGCGGTGAAGGGCGTCGAGATCGGCGCAGGCTTTGGCGCTGCCGAATTGTCGGGCGAGGAAAACGCCGACGAGATGCGCACCGGCAATAACGGTACGCGGTTTTTGTCGAACAATGCCGGCGGCGTGCTCGGCGGCATCTCGACCGGCCAGCCGGTGGTGGTGCGCTTTGCGGTGAAGCCGACCTCGTCGATCCTCTCGCCGCGCCAGACGGTCGACCGCAAGGGCGCCGACATCGACATCATGACCAAGGGCCGCCACGATCCCTGCGTCGGCATCCGCGCTGTGCCAGTGGGCGAGGCGATGATGGCCTGCGTGCTCGCCGATCACTTCCTTCGCCACCGCGGCCAGGTCGGCAGGTAG
- a CDS encoding histidine phosphatase family protein, protein MPAPVIYYIRHGETSWNAEGRLQGAQDIPLNDLGRRQAAHAGNVLAELLLRDGRDRCALPFVASPLGRARATMELVRGALKLPLEDYALDDRLREIGYGVWEGSTLAEMQAADPVLYAKRLTAKWTMAPEGGETYAEVQHRMRDWYDSVTTDTVAVAHGGTARALMVALGIETPASAADLLIEQGAVYVFRDGGLKKYS, encoded by the coding sequence ATGCCCGCGCCCGTGATCTATTACATCCGCCATGGCGAGACGTCGTGGAATGCGGAAGGCAGGCTGCAGGGCGCGCAGGACATTCCGCTCAACGATCTCGGCCGCAGGCAGGCGGCGCATGCCGGCAATGTCCTCGCCGAGCTGCTCTTGCGCGATGGCCGCGACAGGTGCGCGCTGCCGTTCGTTGCAAGCCCGCTCGGCCGGGCGCGGGCGACGATGGAGCTGGTGCGCGGTGCCCTGAAACTTCCACTGGAAGACTACGCGCTCGACGATCGCCTGCGCGAGATCGGCTACGGCGTCTGGGAGGGCTCGACGCTGGCCGAGATGCAGGCCGCCGACCCTGTGCTCTATGCCAAGCGGCTGACCGCGAAGTGGACGATGGCGCCGGAAGGCGGCGAGACCTACGCCGAGGTGCAGCACCGGATGCGCGACTGGTACGATTCCGTGACGACCGATACCGTCGCCGTGGCCCATGGCGGCACGGCGCGGGCGCTGATGGTGGCGCTGGGCATCGAAACGCCGGCCAGCGCCGCCGACCTCCTGATCGAGCAGGGGGCGGTTTATGTGTTCAGGGACGGCGGGTTGAAGAAGTATAGTTAA
- a CDS encoding RNA polymerase sigma factor — protein sequence MSAFRQSVEAMIPALRRYARALARDADIADDLVQDTLVRALRSERLFLGGDVRSWLYTILTNLNKNRRRSLARRPQFMPLLDNNPDASGTEAEGRDIARALATLVEEQRSVLLLVMLEGLSYREVAEIQGVPIGTVMSRLARARAHVKASLEGERAALRRVK from the coding sequence ATGAGCGCGTTTCGTCAAAGTGTCGAAGCCATGATTCCGGCGCTCCGTCGCTATGCACGTGCACTCGCGCGCGATGCCGACATCGCCGATGATCTGGTGCAGGACACGCTGGTGCGTGCGTTGCGTTCGGAACGGCTGTTTCTCGGCGGCGACGTCAGGAGCTGGCTCTATACGATCCTGACCAATTTGAACAAGAACCGGCGGCGGTCGCTGGCGCGGCGGCCGCAATTCATGCCGCTGCTCGACAACAACCCCGACGCCAGCGGCACCGAGGCGGAGGGCCGCGATATCGCCCGCGCGCTGGCAACGCTGGTGGAAGAACAGCGCTCGGTGCTGCTCCTGGTGATGCTGGAAGGACTGAGCTACCGCGAGGTCGCCGAGATCCAGGGCGTGCCGATCGGCACCGTAATGTCCCGGCTTGCACGCGCACGCGCGCATGTCAAAGCTTCGCTCGAGGGCGAGCGTGCGGCGCTGCGGCGGGTGAAGTGA
- a CDS encoding anti-sigma factor, with translation MTDRNIPVTEDELHAYVDNELPAERSGDVETWLASHPDDAARVQSWRAMADALHTRYDSVVDEAVPKRLEIERLVQQPRKLVYGAIAATLAAFIVGGSVGWLARGATAAPSAFQNLTVHAIEAHRLYVVEVRHPVEVPGNERNHLQQWLTKRCGWVVRAPELTNAGLKLVGGRLLPGSGGPASFMMYESASGERFTIYTAKSNAEATQMRYAAEGKESTLFWADDGVIYAVVSTGVDRGRLTQVAQAIYDQMEKKG, from the coding sequence ATGACCGATCGCAACATTCCCGTCACCGAAGACGAGCTGCATGCTTACGTCGACAACGAGCTGCCGGCGGAACGGAGCGGTGACGTCGAGACGTGGCTCGCCTCGCATCCCGACGATGCCGCGCGGGTGCAGTCGTGGCGCGCGATGGCGGACGCGCTGCACACCAGGTACGATTCGGTTGTCGATGAAGCCGTGCCGAAGCGGCTCGAAATCGAGCGGCTGGTGCAACAGCCGCGCAAATTGGTCTACGGCGCGATCGCGGCCACGCTGGCGGCGTTCATCGTCGGCGGCAGCGTCGGCTGGCTCGCGCGCGGCGCGACGGCGGCACCCTCCGCTTTCCAAAATCTGACGGTGCACGCGATCGAAGCGCACCGGCTTTACGTGGTGGAGGTGCGGCATCCCGTCGAGGTGCCGGGCAACGAACGCAACCATCTGCAGCAATGGCTGACCAAGCGCTGCGGCTGGGTCGTCCGCGCGCCAGAACTGACGAATGCCGGATTGAAGCTGGTCGGCGGTCGGCTGCTGCCGGGCTCCGGGGGTCCGGCGTCCTTCATGATGTACGAAAGCGCCTCGGGCGAACGTTTTACGATCTACACCGCGAAATCGAACGCCGAGGCGACGCAGATGCGATACGCGGCGGAAGGCAAGGAAAGCACGCTGTTTTGGGCCGATGACGGCGTCATCTATGCCGTGGTGTCCACCGGCGTCGACCGGGGGCGACTGACCCAGGTCGCCCAGGCCATCTACGACCAGATGGAGAAGAAGGGCTAA
- a CDS encoding DnaJ C-terminal domain-containing protein — translation MRDPYEVLGVPRGASAAAIKSAYRKLAKKHHPDNNKNDPKAAARFSEINSANEIIGDEDKRKQFDRGEIDAEGKPRFQGFSGSGFPGGDPRGRAGGAGGFESYSFRTGGGPGGAGGAGFEDILNSMFGGAARGGRPGGGRTFEFDTGGIGLDLDLNVAMTVSLEESVRGGEKRVRLPTGKELNVRIPAGVIAGQQIRLKGQGETAPGHPPGDLLITVSIAPHPFFKVEGSDLRLDLPITLYEAVLGGKVRVPTLGSAVELSIPKNTSSGRIFRLKGKGLPKAGGTGDLFVTTRIILPDGNDAELEALMEKWRDGHPYNPRSDFG, via the coding sequence ATGCGCGACCCCTATGAGGTCTTGGGGGTGCCGCGGGGCGCCAGCGCTGCGGCGATCAAGAGTGCCTATCGCAAGCTCGCCAAGAAGCATCACCCGGATAACAACAAGAACGATCCGAAGGCGGCTGCGCGCTTTTCCGAGATCAATTCCGCCAACGAGATCATCGGCGACGAGGATAAGCGCAAGCAGTTCGACCGCGGTGAGATCGACGCCGAGGGCAAGCCACGTTTCCAAGGCTTTTCTGGCAGCGGTTTTCCCGGCGGCGACCCGCGCGGCCGCGCCGGTGGAGCTGGTGGCTTCGAGTCCTACAGCTTCCGCACCGGTGGCGGTCCCGGCGGCGCGGGCGGGGCGGGCTTTGAGGATATCCTCAACAGCATGTTCGGCGGCGCGGCCAGGGGTGGACGTCCGGGCGGCGGCCGGACCTTTGAATTCGACACCGGCGGGATCGGTCTCGATCTCGATCTGAACGTCGCCATGACGGTGTCGCTGGAAGAGTCGGTCAGGGGCGGGGAAAAGCGCGTTCGCCTGCCGACCGGCAAGGAGCTCAACGTCAGGATTCCGGCAGGCGTCATCGCCGGCCAGCAGATCCGGCTGAAGGGGCAGGGCGAAACCGCGCCGGGCCACCCGCCGGGCGATCTGCTGATTACGGTCAGCATCGCACCGCATCCCTTTTTCAAGGTCGAGGGCAGCGATTTGCGGCTGGATCTGCCCATTACGCTCTATGAGGCGGTGCTGGGCGGCAAGGTCCGGGTGCCGACGCTCGGCAGCGCGGTGGAACTGTCGATTCCGAAAAACACCTCCAGCGGCCGCATTTTCCGCCTCAAGGGCAAGGGTTTGCCCAAGGCGGGGGGAACCGGGGACCTGTTCGTCACCACCCGAATTATTCTGCCCGACGGGAACGATGCCGAGCTTGAGGCATTGATGGAAAAGTGGCGCGACGGCCACCCTTATAATCCGCGCAGTGATTTCGGCTGA
- a CDS encoding RT0821/Lpp0805 family surface protein, with the protein MTLILIGLGSGGCSLSRPDAYARMNAADVTGSLSKQPGTAPAPTESDLAFARTAASDVLTKGDKDSSQPWENPETGARGSVTPLSQAYSAEDGRTCRDFLASYVNGRAESWLQGAACKAGRGRWEIHTIKPWTRG; encoded by the coding sequence ATGACCTTGATTTTGATCGGTCTCGGCTCGGGCGGCTGCAGCCTGTCGCGCCCGGACGCCTATGCCAGGATGAACGCCGCCGACGTCACGGGTTCGCTGAGCAAGCAACCGGGCACGGCGCCGGCGCCGACCGAGAGCGACCTTGCCTTTGCACGCACCGCCGCCTCCGACGTGCTGACCAAGGGCGACAAGGATTCCAGCCAGCCTTGGGAAAATCCGGAAACCGGCGCGCGCGGCTCGGTGACGCCGCTGTCGCAGGCCTATTCCGCCGAAGACGGGCGCACCTGCCGGGATTTCCTGGCGAGCTACGTCAACGGCCGTGCGGAAAGCTGGCTGCAGGGCGCTGCCTGCAAAGCCGGCCGTGGCCGATGGGAGATCCACACCATCAAGCCCTGGACGAGGGGATAA
- the pdxH gene encoding pyridoxamine 5'-phosphate oxidase, whose amino-acid sequence MTDTTSIKHPAPLTSGDFTAAEEPFALFAEWFAEAVKSEPNDPNAMALATVDSDGLPDVRMVLMKGYDADGFVFYSHIASQKGRELAANPKAALLFHWKSLRRQVRIRGNVSPVTSEEADAYFATRPKQAQIGAWASKQSQPLESRFAFEQAIAKVAAKYVISEVPRPQGWSGWRIHPTRIEFWHDRPFRLHDRIEFRRDAPAQAWSKVRLYP is encoded by the coding sequence ATGACGGACACGACCTCCATCAAACACCCGGCACCGTTAACATCGGGTGATTTTACCGCGGCCGAGGAACCGTTTGCGCTGTTCGCCGAATGGTTTGCGGAAGCCGTGAAGTCCGAACCGAACGATCCCAACGCGATGGCGCTGGCGACCGTCGACAGCGACGGGCTGCCCGACGTCCGGATGGTGCTGATGAAGGGCTATGATGCGGATGGTTTCGTGTTCTACAGCCACATCGCCAGCCAGAAGGGCCGCGAACTCGCCGCAAATCCTAAGGCGGCTTTACTATTTCACTGGAAGTCGCTGCGCCGTCAGGTCCGCATCCGCGGCAACGTGTCGCCGGTGACATCAGAGGAAGCCGACGCCTATTTCGCCACGCGCCCGAAGCAGGCGCAGATCGGCGCCTGGGCCAGCAAGCAGTCGCAGCCGCTGGAGAGCCGCTTTGCCTTCGAGCAGGCGATCGCCAAGGTCGCCGCCAAATACGTCATCAGCGAAGTCCCGCGCCCGCAGGGGTGGAGCGGCTGGCGCATTCACCCCACACGTATCGAATTCTGGCATGACCGCCCGTTCCGCCTGCACGACCGCATCGAATTCCGCCGCGATGCGCCGGCACAAGCCTGGAGCAAGGTGCGGCTCTATCCCTGA
- a CDS encoding SDR family oxidoreductase, with amino-acid sequence MPSSSNAPRRTLLLTGASRGIGHATAIRFSSAGWRVITCSRHAFPEICPWGAGPEDHIEVDLADHADTTRAISEIRRRLENDELHALVNNAAISPKGPGGGRLGTMDTDIDTWSHVFRVNFFAPIMMARGLIEELKHAKGAVVNVTSIAGSRVHPFAGVAYATSKAALASLTREMASDFGRVGVRVNSIAPGEIDTSILSPGTEKIVEQQIPMHRLGTPDEVAKIIYVLCTETSSYVNGAEIHINGGQHV; translated from the coding sequence ATGCCCTCTTCATCCAACGCGCCGCGGCGCACGCTACTCTTGACCGGCGCCAGCCGCGGCATCGGCCATGCCACCGCGATCCGGTTCTCCTCGGCCGGCTGGCGCGTCATCACCTGCTCGCGGCACGCCTTTCCGGAAATCTGCCCGTGGGGCGCAGGCCCGGAGGACCACATCGAGGTCGACCTCGCCGACCACGCCGACACCACGCGCGCGATCTCCGAGATCCGCAGGCGGCTGGAGAACGACGAGCTGCATGCGCTGGTCAACAACGCCGCGATCTCGCCGAAGGGCCCGGGCGGCGGCCGGCTCGGCACCATGGACACCGACATCGACACCTGGAGTCATGTTTTTCGCGTCAACTTCTTCGCGCCGATCATGATGGCGCGCGGGCTGATCGAGGAGTTGAAGCACGCCAAGGGCGCGGTGGTGAACGTCACCTCGATCGCGGGCTCGCGCGTGCACCCGTTCGCCGGCGTCGCCTATGCGACCTCGAAGGCGGCGCTGGCTTCACTGACACGGGAAATGGCGTCCGATTTCGGCCGCGTCGGCGTCCGCGTCAACTCGATCGCGCCGGGCGAGATCGACACCTCGATCCTGTCGCCGGGCACCGAGAAGATCGTCGAGCAGCAGATTCCGATGCACCGGCTCGGCACGCCGGACGAAGTCGCGAAGATCATCTATGTGCTGTGCACGGAAACCAGTTCGTATGTGAACGGCGCCGAGATCCACATCAACGGCGGCCAGCACGTCTAG
- a CDS encoding magnesium transporter CorA family protein, with product MFSVFVPSESALKKLPAVEPALLPDNAVWIDLLNPTMEEDRAVERLAGIAVPTREDMQEIEISSRLYIENGARYMTATLMCQSDTDMPKTTAVTFILAGHRLVTVRYDEPKPFALVEHKLARSCMPGISGEMVLMELLDAVIDRCADILERAGAEVDQVSHDIFEPESARHGQAKRYSQILIAIGRKGDLVSKIRESLVSIGRVVTFLSAVVEGVKWSKDMREQLKTMQRDVASLTDHSSYLSNKITFTLDAMLGVVNLEQNNIIKLFSVMAVVLMPPTLIASIYGMNFKAMPELEWAHGYPMALVMMLMAAVLPYFLFKWKKWL from the coding sequence ATGTTTTCGGTGTTTGTTCCCTCCGAATCCGCCCTGAAAAAGCTGCCGGCCGTCGAGCCGGCACTGTTGCCGGACAATGCGGTCTGGATCGACCTGTTGAACCCCACGATGGAGGAGGACCGCGCGGTCGAGCGGCTGGCCGGAATCGCGGTCCCGACCCGGGAAGACATGCAGGAGATCGAGATTTCCAGCCGGCTCTATATCGAGAACGGCGCCCGTTACATGACCGCAACGCTGATGTGCCAATCCGACACCGATATGCCGAAAACGACGGCCGTCACCTTCATCCTGGCCGGTCACCGCCTGGTCACGGTGCGCTACGACGAGCCGAAGCCGTTTGCCCTCGTCGAGCACAAGCTGGCGCGCTCATGCATGCCGGGGATCTCGGGCGAAATGGTGCTGATGGAACTGCTGGACGCGGTGATCGACCGCTGCGCCGACATTCTGGAGCGCGCCGGCGCCGAGGTCGATCAGGTTTCCCACGACATCTTCGAGCCTGAAAGCGCGCGCCACGGCCAGGCCAAGCGATATTCCCAGATCCTGATCGCGATCGGCCGCAAGGGGGATCTGGTCTCGAAGATCCGGGAGAGCCTGGTCTCGATCGGCCGCGTCGTCACCTTCCTGTCGGCGGTGGTGGAAGGCGTCAAATGGTCCAAGGACATGCGCGAGCAGCTCAAGACCATGCAGCGCGACGTCGCCTCGCTGACCGACCATTCGTCCTATCTCTCCAACAAGATCACCTTCACGCTCGATGCCATGCTCGGCGTCGTCAATCTCGAGCAGAACAACATCATCAAGCTGTTCTCGGTGATGGCCGTCGTCCTGATGCCGCCGACGCTGATCGCCTCGATCTACGGCATGAACTTCAAGGCGATGCCGGAACTCGAATGGGCGCACGGCTATCCAATGGCGCTCGTCATGATGCTCATGGCAGCGGTGCTGCCGTATTTTCTCTTCAAGTGGAAGAAGTGGCTGTAG